The window GGAGACGAGAGAAGTTTGCATGAGTGCGGCTGAGGCTCCTGGAACACAGGATGGAGAAGCAGAGCTACTGTCACATTCTGTTTGGAGTGCATCTATTAAGCTGTTGTCTCCTAAAAGTAGCACACTTTTTAATCCATTTTGAAATAGAGGAACTCTTCTTTCCCTAGGACATTTAGTTCTTGTTTATGATACAGAGCACGGTGATCTTCTTGACAGTGACTTTAGCGTAGCAATCAGCATGTTACTGTGAgacctaaataaaaaaaaagtatagtTTTACTAGttattgttttttcccccctgcATTATCTAGACTTTTTAAATGCTACTCGGCAGGTCTTTAAGACAGTCTGAGATTTCCTATTGATCATCAGGGCTCCACTTTTACAAGCCTTTCTGCTTCTTCAGGGGTTTTACGCATCGGTGTCAAAATGTAATAGGTTTGTGCTTATGTGGATGAGGTTTGTAAGAAAAGCAGAATGTTTTCTGCTGAAAGTGCCCCAGATCCCACTCTGACTCCGCTAAGAACTGTCAGTCTCTCAGGGGACACTGCCTGcacactttcatttatttttggaaataaacaCAAGTGAGAGCATGCTAGCTACCAAGCATTCTGAAGCAGTGGAAAACTGCACCTGGGGTTAAAATTGTGTCCTCAAATTTAGGTAGACAGAGTATCCAAAACACCAAAGTATGCAGACCTAGCAATCTTGTACATGCTGCTGGGTACAGGCTAGCATTTAGCTCGATAACTATGTGGTTTCATAAAAAATGTCAAACGTGTCAATTATTAAAATGGCTGAactgtttttcttactttttttggTGTTGAATTTATTGATTTATAAATTTTACAGCTATAGTAACAATACAATGTACTGTATCATTGTATCATGGCTAGTGTGTTTAGCTTAGGGCTAACAAAGTGTTCTAGCACATAAAGCACACCTTTTCTTTAGTGTTATGCTGGTAAGAAAGCAATGAATAAGACAAAAATCTCAGATATTGTACTTCCATAATGTTGACTGttataataaactgaaaaaggaaatctacactcactggacactttattagtaaAATGTTGGGCCCCTTTTGCCTtgagaactgccttaattcttcgtggcatactttgaACAAGGTGTTataaacattcctcagagattttggttcaTATTGATATGATAGCATcatgcagttgctgcagatttgttagctgcacatctatgatgcgaatctcccgttccaccacatcccaaaggtgctctattggattgaaaTCTGGTGACTGTAGAGGCCAtgggagtacagtgaactcatggTCATGTTAAAGAAATCAGTTTGAGATattatgagctttgtgacatggtgcattatcctgctggaagtagcctcAGAAGATGgatacactgtggtcataaagggatggacatggtcagcaacaatactcgtgtaggctgcggcatttaaacaatgctcacttggtactaaggggcccaagaaaatatcccccacaccattacaccaccaccaccagcctgaaccattgatacaacgcaggatggatccctgctttcatgttgtttacgccaaattctgaccctacaaTCTGAATGCCGCAGCTGAAATTGAGACttgtcagaccaggcaacaggagtggcacccggtgtggtcttctgctgctgtagcccatcttcttcaaggtgcgacgtgcgttcagagatggtattctgcattccttggttgtaataaatggttatttgagttactgttgcctatcatctcgaaccagtctgcccattctcctctgacctctcacatcaacaaggcattttcgtccacacaactgccacacactggttgtgcgtgaaaatcccagtagatcagcagtttctgaaatactcagaccaatctaaatgcattgagttgcagccatgtgattggctgattagctatttgtgttaacgaaCAATTGAACTattgtgcctaataaagtggctggtgagtgtatataaggCACATTATCAGGCACTCTTGGCTGTATTGAAAAATCAGGGAGCAACAATTTTAATCTTCAGTTGTGATTCCAATACTGGACTTAATAATATATACATCATGGTTTCTTTTCATTGAATTCATGTGCCACAACTAGATACACTGTTCAATTGTTCAATCATGTCCAACATGCTGTGTAGTAAAACATCTTGCCACTCATACAGTGCAGTCTCTGCAGCTCGACCTCACCCATGAATAATCCACTGGGGCTCATAGTTCCTCTACACTAAACcattcagcagcagcagcgtcaGCCCCAACAGATCAGTCCTGCAAGCGGCTACTTACAGACTGTAACGCTAGAGCAGGCAGTGAGGTGGGGTAGTGACACAGAAAATGAATAGAACATGAGTGTGGAGATAAAATGCCACTGCTGTCTTTATCAGGTTATTCCTACATCTCTGTTACAGAGGTGGGCTGCTGTTGCTGGTTCTTAAGGGGGGTAAGATCAGCCAGTCATGTTTCTTTTGATCTCTCTTCAATCTAGCCACTCCATGGGCCCATTAAATATTTGATGACCCCTTCTAAATATTGATGTGATTTTTCTGACATCTTATTTCTATCCTgtgaattttaaaaagttattttagttCTCTGGTTTTAAGGTCAGATGTATCTTGTGCAGCTTGCTCAGCTTTGTGGTGGAGGCTTATGGTTCTGGAAATATTTTGATGAACTTCTTTTGACGTGTACTATTGGATTAAATTTGTAATCGGAAAGTGCTGAGAGAATGCGGTTTGAAGATAGTTCAGGATTAGAGTGGAttgcttgtgtctgtgtgtgttttgtcccTCCGTACCCCAGTCAGCGGGGCAATGACAAAGGGCCAGACCTCAGCAGGAAGTGCATGTGTATTGGCTGGCCTCAGGTGGAAGGCCATTGTTGGCTCTACCAAAGATTTACATATTAATGCCCAACTCCACAGCTGCTCTGTCTCCCAGCATGCACTGGTCTCCTTGGGGACACAAAAGCGCAGTCAGAGCCGCCCATGGGCTGGTGAGGCTGGGGAAGTGGGCATTGGGTTACTGTACTAAACTTCCTGCCTGTTATTGTGTACCTCAGCAGACACTTCTTAAAATGTCTTGAGAGTCAGTCTTTTCGATGGAACAAACAAGGAGTTCACAAACAGTTTGAGAAGCAAGGATTGGTACAAACAGGAAGGGTGAAATCACAATACGCCTAGtactgttcatttttcatttacttaattttcagccaaaatgattgaaataacaaaattaattaatattgaAAGTTCTAAATTTTTCAGTcagagaaaaaagcaaaaaaatatatttaacagaaatttacacagaagtcCCAACAACAGAggcctttactaaaaaaaaaaatctacagcaATTTTTTTCACACTTCTTGAAAATTGGCTAAACTTTCCTCTCATGATCAAAGTagtctcaaacacattcagtgatgttgagcagcttgtttaatttggaaattttctttgtctttttcatttctcagtAACTGcttcagctacacatcctttcagactcatattGTTGAGTTTCCTTCTCCCAATGGAAGCATGGACATGTTGATTTTGTCAGAAGTAAAGCAATAGTGTAACTTGACagtatttttttacttattttcctttgactttaaTCAAGTGGACTGTCTTGGATATCTAATCTCTTCCTCCTACATACTAAGACAAAAAAACTCATTCTGAATCACACCAGCTTTAAGCAATATGCCTGAAATATTTCTGCCTAAAGGAGCAGaaatagaaatacattttttcagaatttttcattaaaaaacataaattcaAGTCTGCTTGCCAGGCAGCTGAGAGGCTTCATTAGTTCCACTGCAGTGGTGCAGACATCACACTGCGAGCTGTTATGAGAACTGTCACTCTGTCAGAGTTTTATTTGGCAGAATCTAATCCTTTCGTCATCTCTCTCTGCAGCCCTTCCACCCCATGGTGAACCTGCAGTGTTCTACAGACCTGAGGCCTTTCCTGTGTGCACTCTACGCCCCTGTGTGTATGGAATATGGCCGAGTGTCTCTGCCCTGCCGCAGTCTGTGCAAACACTCCAAGAGAGACTGTCAGCAGCTCATGGATATGTTTGGGGTGTCCTGGCCTGAGGAAATGGAGTGCAGCAGGTACAGTCATCAGGGTGGGAATTTGGTCTTCAAGCCTTATAAATTGCTGAGCAATCTAGGACTTCACAAAGAATCCATACATAGTTTCAACACAGAATTCCAAGAGCACTGAATCCCCAGTCCTTAGTGAAGTTATGCTACACAGTATTTCTAGatatgaaaaagaaagataaaaatatgaaatgattgatatgatcagattttttgctgataGGTCTGTCACAAGCATGAAACTTTAGCTAATGATTAATTACCATAGAAGTAATTGTGATTAATGGTTTGTCCTTTTTTTGTATGTAGCTGTTAAAGcacaagcctaaagtggccaaattgTCCGATTAACTATCTCTGTTACTGGCTATCAATGCATAGTAGCTTTCAGCTCtatgcaaataaacagacatgcATAGCTCAAGCTCAAATAAGTTTACCCACCGCTACCAAAGTTTACCCACCGCTGTTGAATcttctgtagttttttttctttgttgtagTTTATTTACAAGAATTTGCTTCATCCAAATGAATAACAATGCACCCAGTTCACAATCTGTTTGTTGTGAGATAAACATATGATTGTGAAAGCTGACAACTGTGGTAAATAATTGTGGTCAGTTCATCTAATTGCAGTCAGGCAGttgtgtaataattgtgacagccctagatgccaaaaatattttcagtatCAGTACTTTAAATATATAGACAAAATATACATTAGTCAGTAATTTTAAAGGTATATCACTGTATCACAATCGTCCAAATCTCTGTAAATATCTAACGTATTATTCTTACAACTTATTATATAAcaaataatgttgttttttgcaatcataggtttaaataaaatatagtttGTTCACGTCAGTTTTTCAACCAACTGAAATAACTAAAAGTAGCACTCTAACAGAAGGCAAAGACGAGGCAAAAAACAGTGATCcaatttttctgttttgcccACAACTCCAGGTTTCCAGACTGTGATGAGCCCTACCCTCGAGCTGTAGACCTGTTGACCATTACAAACACTACTGAGCAGTCCCCTATGTCAGTGCAGCGGGATTATGGTTTCTGGTGCCCCCGTGAGTTGAAGGTTGAGCCTGAGTTGGGCTACACGTTCCTGGGCGTGCGAGACTGTTCCCCTCCCTGCCCCAATATGTACTTCCGCCGCGAGGAGCTGACCTTCGCCCGTTACTTCATTGGCGTTATCTCCATCGTCTGCCTGTCTGCCACACTCTTCACCTTTCTAACCTTCCTCATCGACGTCACACGCTTTCGCTACCCTGAGCGGCCCATCATCTTCTACGCTGTATGCTACATGATGGTCTCTCTGGTCTTTTTCCTGGGCTTTCTGCTGGAAGACCGTGTGGCATGTAACGCAGCCAGTCCGGCCCAGTTTAAAGCCTCCACAGTGACTCAGGGCTCACATAATAAAGCCTGTACCCTGCTCTTCATGGTGCTGTACTTCTTCACTATGGCTGGCAGCgtgtggtgggtcattcttaCCATCACCTGGTTCCTGGCTGCTGTGCCCAAGTGGGGCAGCGAGGCCATTGAAAAGAAAGCCCTGCTGTTCCATGCCAGTGCCTGGGGCATACCTGGTTTGCTGACTGTGGCGCTGCTGGCCATGAATAAGATTGAAGGTGATAACATCAGCGGTGTGTGTTTTGTGGGCCTGTATGATGTTCACACTGTTCGCTGGTTTGTGCTGGCCCCCCTGTGCCTGGATGTCTTGGTCGGGGTGTCTCTGCTCTTGGTTGGGATCGTTGCTCTAAACCGGGTCCGCATGGAGATCCCTTTGGAGAAAGAGAACCAGGACAAGCTGGTAAAGTTCATGATCCGGATTGGTGTGTTCTCTGTCCTTTACCTGGTGCCACTGCTGACCGTAGTGGGATGTTACATATATGAACAAGCCTACCGCTCTGTGTGGGAGACCACCTGGGTGCAGGAACACTGTAGAGAGTACCACATCCCCTGTCCCTACCAGGTAAGAATACTGATTTTTCATAGAGCCAGTCATATTAACATAATCTGCTGCACTGCAGGACTTCAGAATAATTCATTCTCTGAAGGGCTACTACTGTTGTTTGATATACTGTTAACATTTATTAGAGAATTGCTTAGTTCATTACATGGTtaacatttacttttaatttgcTTTATCCATTGAACAAGTAGGAGTTTGCACTTCAGCCATGCCTGCAATGACAAaacacatggcaaaaatgttttatcttttcataAAACAAGACTGTACGCAAAGGAATAGCATTTCAGATTGAAATCACTGCAGAATATTTTCTTCTTGCGTACACAAATCTGGTTTTGATTAAAAATTTTGATTCACCACATTCAACAGAATTCCTCCACTTATTTCAATGCTACAGGTCAGAAAAGATTATCATATTACAGCATGCTTTTATTGTTACTGTCAACCATTGTGACTTATAACAGTTCAGTATATTGAAATTAACTATGCACTTAATTTTGTTCTAACTGATCATTgcaattaaaggggaattccagtgatatttttttgaacattctgCATAATGCAACCAAGGGAATAAAAAAGAATcagtggttttgtgtgaaatgatgTGTTGTAGAGAAGctcttttctttacagtggtggtgatgggaaccaggagtcatgttgtttacagtgcaaatgtagccatttaatttactatttaGAATTATCAGTGAAcattatttgtctttttaaattatgtttaagccaaaacctttttaaaactaTTGTAATATAGTGTCTGTCATCAGGCACTGCCTATGTAATCATGgaatgtaaatttcatgtaataacattctataaggagctttaagaggcattaaacattTTAGATATCTGTGAACGATTTTGACGATTCTGCCTCGGTAAGTTTCAcagaacattttacatcaatccgctctgaatgactgtttacttcttaataatttaattatgcagaaatgttaaatTGATGGAGTTACTTTTTAGATGTTACATTCTCTTTATATGTGCAGTATTTCTGGCTGTATGGGACAGGATTTTTTGCTAAGAGCTGAATATTTCAAGACCCACATTTCTCAAATGGCATCCTAGTTAGGAGTTCTTTTGTGTGCCTCGGTGAAAAGACAGTGTGATGTGATACACTACAGCGACACACTGGGCGTTTACGTTACCATGTAACATTAGACTCTCAGTATTTCTCTCTGCACAATAACATAGCGAACCAAGTGGAGCTGAGCGTCACGTGACCTGgttactcactcacacacgctctcactcactctccccaGCCCTCGCGGGCCAGGTGGTCTTCTTCGTGTACTCCCACTATCTGTGCCTTGCCTACGCAGAGCTTATAGTTTTAATTATTGAGCATCTGAACTGAGCTACACTTCATTTAGGTGTAGGTGTGCTGGAGTGAGCGGAGCAGATGTCAGGATGAGAGGGCAGGCAGAGAGTACACGGGTAAACGACTCTCTCTACATCTTTCCTGCTTTTCCTCTCGCACTCTCATCAGTTGAAGGCTTGTTAGGTCACGCTTTGCTGCTTGCATTGTGTGACGGGCCTCTGTAGTGGTTTAAAGAAGAGCGCTTAGGGGAGAGCTGTTTGATGCGGCTTTAGTGTGGAGATGATAATGAAGGATAGACCTTTgtctgcacacactcacacacacagaccagcaGCATGATTAGAAGGTGGTGATGGCCTGTCATCACCTCTCCTTTTTCATAAAGAGCATAGTGGCTTGTGCACAAAGACACTGATACAGTGCTGGACAGGCCAGTGGGCTGTCATGGACTTGGAGAGCGATGCAACTGCATTAACTCTGCATAAGATTAGAACATC is drawn from Pygocentrus nattereri isolate fPygNat1 chromosome 10, fPygNat1.pri, whole genome shotgun sequence and contains these coding sequences:
- the fzd3b gene encoding frizzled-3b, producing MEHTLDLLVPAFGACCRDMGLFWVLLVSSLFVSNSAILMDSVGSHSTFTCEPIGLRMCQDLPYNSTFMPNLLNHYDQQTAALAMEPFHPMVNLQCSTDLRPFLCALYAPVCMEYGRVSLPCRSLCKHSKRDCQQLMDMFGVSWPEEMECSRFPDCDEPYPRAVDLLTITNTTEQSPMSVQRDYGFWCPRELKVEPELGYTFLGVRDCSPPCPNMYFRREELTFARYFIGVISIVCLSATLFTFLTFLIDVTRFRYPERPIIFYAVCYMMVSLVFFLGFLLEDRVACNAASPAQFKASTVTQGSHNKACTLLFMVLYFFTMAGSVWWVILTITWFLAAVPKWGSEAIEKKALLFHASAWGIPGLLTVALLAMNKIEGDNISGVCFVGLYDVHTVRWFVLAPLCLDVLVGVSLLLVGIVALNRVRMEIPLEKENQDKLVKFMIRIGVFSVLYLVPLLTVVGCYIYEQAYRSVWETTWVQEHCREYHIPCPYQVEQTSRPDLVLFLMKYLMVLVVGIPSVFWVGSKKTCFEWASFFHGRRRKDSAVNESRQVLQEPDFAQSLLRDPNTPIIRKSRGTSTQGTSTHASSTHLAMLDDVRSKASSVHSKMSSYHGSLHRSRDGRYTPTSHRGVEERPPYGSMPRLNEQLSHHGSLHRLDSQSRHSSVRDLSSAPPTNITHGSSMNRVMEEDGASA